From the uncultured Desulfovibrio sp. genome, one window contains:
- a CDS encoding CoB--CoM heterodisulfide reductase iron-sulfur subunit B family protein: MNFAYYPGCSARGSSKDYEMSTQAVCKALDMRLVDIPDWNCCGSTPAHAVDTELSAALCVRNLDIAAQQKAEILLTPCPSCLSNLRMASKRMENPAFRSRVDELLDGPSAKEFPPVTSVMQGIAAQMDMAAIAARVRQSLKGLKLVAYYGCLMSRPAEVMNFGDPENPTLMEEMMSACGAEMLDFPLKTACCGASFGIPERPMTAKNSGRILELATRLGADAILVACPLCQMNLDLRQDQASAAMDTKFRMPVLYFTQMMGIAFDLPEEELGLNKLCVSPNGLIRKLGELRREEAAKPTEQKAKAAEGGR; this comes from the coding sequence ATGAATTTTGCCTACTACCCCGGCTGCTCTGCCCGAGGTTCTTCAAAAGATTACGAAATGTCCACCCAGGCTGTGTGCAAAGCCCTGGACATGAGGCTTGTGGATATTCCCGACTGGAACTGCTGCGGTTCTACCCCGGCCCATGCCGTGGATACGGAACTTTCCGCCGCCCTGTGCGTGCGCAATCTTGATATTGCCGCCCAGCAAAAGGCCGAGATTCTGCTTACCCCCTGCCCCAGCTGCCTTTCAAACCTGCGCATGGCCTCAAAACGCATGGAAAACCCCGCCTTTCGCAGCCGGGTTGACGAACTGCTCGACGGCCCCTCGGCCAAGGAATTTCCGCCTGTCACCTCCGTTATGCAGGGCATTGCCGCGCAGATGGACATGGCAGCCATTGCCGCCCGCGTACGCCAGAGCCTCAAGGGGCTCAAGCTTGTGGCCTACTACGGCTGCCTCATGAGCCGCCCGGCCGAAGTGATGAACTTTGGCGACCCGGAAAATCCCACGCTCATGGAAGAAATGATGTCGGCCTGTGGGGCGGAGATGCTTGATTTTCCGCTCAAGACCGCCTGTTGCGGCGCGTCCTTCGGTATTCCCGAACGCCCCATGACGGCCAAGAATTCGGGCCGCATCCTTGAGCTGGCAACCCGCCTTGGCGCAGATGCCATTTTGGTGGCCTGCCCGCTCTGCCAGATGAACCTTGACCTGCGCCAGGATCAGGCCAGCGCGGCCATGGACACCAAGTTCCGCATGCCGGTGCTCTACTTCACCCAGATGATGGGCATTGCCTTTGATCTGCCGGAAGAAGAACTGGGCCTGAACAAGCTGTGCGTCAGCCCCAACGGCCTTATCCGCAAACTGGGCGAGCTGCGCCGCGAGGAAGCGGCCAAACCCACAGAGCAGAAGGCCAAGGCCGCTGAAGGAGGCAGGTAA
- a CDS encoding hydrogenase iron-sulfur subunit translates to MPVLNGKELRIVGFLCNWCSYGGADTAGVARATQPTDLRVIRVPCSGRIDPLFIVKALLNGADGVLVSGCHPRDCHYAAGNFYARRRLEVLKQFLPVLGIDERRFEYTWVSASEGQRWQQVVTVFTDRIHKLGPAPKLEDPEPLLKIADMALTSLRSLGTGQNAALADLKEAIKAKLPELDCVLGWQQGYDAAHTVPLFMKTPEDVDKLVWGPFNVNNPAVYLPSFKGKKVGIVVKGCDSRSVVELLQENLIRREDVTIFALPCEGTLDMARVNQDLGRYTKIDGVTYDEAGVTITADGKDHRFCMTDYAQGKCYGCTTPSAVLADTLLGQPVKVDGAAGTPPELALLDSMTLDERLAFWRGQMDRCLRCYACRNACPMCVCRDYCVSDSRDPHWMTQEDSAKEKLFFQTIHAMHLAGRCTGCGECQRACPVGIPILALRQQIARAVAQLFDGYQPGLNPDEVPPLLGYEVVEKNIHERDWK, encoded by the coding sequence ATGCCAGTGCTAAACGGCAAAGAACTGAGAATTGTAGGTTTTCTCTGCAACTGGTGTTCATATGGCGGCGCGGATACTGCCGGTGTGGCCCGCGCCACCCAGCCCACAGACCTGCGCGTCATCCGTGTTCCCTGCTCGGGCCGTATTGACCCGCTGTTCATCGTCAAGGCGCTGCTCAACGGCGCGGACGGAGTGCTGGTTTCCGGCTGCCACCCGCGCGACTGCCACTACGCCGCAGGCAACTTTTATGCCCGCCGCCGCCTTGAGGTGCTCAAGCAGTTCCTGCCCGTGCTGGGCATTGACGAACGCCGCTTTGAATACACCTGGGTTTCGGCCTCCGAAGGCCAGCGCTGGCAACAGGTGGTCACGGTCTTCACCGACCGCATCCACAAGCTCGGCCCCGCGCCCAAGCTGGAAGACCCGGAACCGCTGCTCAAAATCGCCGACATGGCGCTGACCTCCCTGCGCTCCCTTGGCACAGGGCAGAACGCCGCCCTTGCCGACCTGAAAGAAGCCATCAAGGCCAAGCTGCCCGAGCTGGACTGCGTGCTCGGCTGGCAGCAGGGCTATGACGCCGCGCACACCGTGCCCCTGTTCATGAAGACCCCCGAGGACGTGGACAAGCTCGTGTGGGGGCCCTTTAACGTCAACAATCCCGCCGTGTACCTGCCCTCGTTCAAGGGCAAGAAGGTGGGCATTGTGGTCAAGGGCTGCGACTCACGCTCTGTTGTTGAGCTGCTTCAGGAAAACCTGATTCGCCGCGAAGATGTGACCATCTTTGCCCTGCCCTGCGAAGGCACGCTGGACATGGCCCGCGTCAATCAGGATCTGGGCCGCTACACCAAGATTGACGGCGTGACCTACGATGAGGCCGGTGTGACCATCACCGCCGACGGCAAGGATCACCGCTTCTGCATGACCGACTACGCCCAGGGCAAGTGCTACGGCTGCACCACGCCTTCGGCAGTGCTGGCCGACACCCTGCTTGGTCAGCCCGTCAAGGTGGACGGCGCGGCGGGCACCCCGCCGGAACTGGCCCTGCTCGATTCCATGACTCTGGACGAGCGGCTCGCCTTCTGGCGCGGCCAGATGGATCGCTGCCTGCGTTGTTACGCCTGCCGCAATGCCTGCCCCATGTGCGTGTGCCGCGACTACTGCGTGTCAGACAGCCGCGATCCGCACTGGATGACGCAGGAAGACAGCGCCAAGGAAAAACTCTTCTTCCAGACCATCCACGCCATGCATCTGGCTGGCCGCTGCACAGGCTGCGGCGAATGCCAGCGCGCCTGCCCCGTGGGCATTCCCATCCTGGCCCTGCGTCAGCAGATTGCCCGCGCTGTGGCCCAGCTTTTTGACGGCTACCAGCCCGGTCTCAATCCGGATGAAGTGCCGCCCCTGCTGGGCTATGAAGTGGTTGAAAAGAACATTCATGAGAGGGACTGGAAATGA
- a CDS encoding CoB--CoM heterodisulfide reductase iron-sulfur subunit A family protein codes for MRIGVFICHCGSNIAGTVDCAQVAAIARTYPDVVYADDPMYTCAEPGQAAIEAAIHEHKLDGVVVASCSPRMHEPTFRRTVERAGLNRYMLEMANIREHVSWIGKDMEANTNKAAELVQLAVEKLRNNRPLLAKSFDVNKRVLVIGGGVAGIQAALDCADGGIQVVLVERDATIGGKMAKLDKTFPTVDCSACILGPKMVDVAQHSNITLYAYSEVEDVSGYVGNFTVKIRKRTTYVDWSLCTGCGACTEKCPAKKTPDTFNELTGNTTAITIAFPQAIPKKAVINPQFCRQLLKGKCGVCAKVCPTGAIKYDMEDEVITEEVGSIVAATGYDLMDWTVYKEYGGGAYPDVITSLQYERLLSASGPTGGHVKRPSDGREPKNIVFVQCVGSRDKSVGRPYCSGFCCMYTAKQAILTKDHIPDSKSFVFYMDIRAPGKMYDEFTRRAMEEYGTEYIRGRVSQIYPDGNGQMTVMGVDTLLGQPVEIKADLVVLAVGVEASKGSPQLAEKLRISYDSYGFFMESHVKLKPVETNTAGVYLAGVCQGVKDIPASVAQGSAAAAKVLALFSKDKLESDPQIAQVDIRRCVNCGKCIRCCPFGAIKEVEIRGEGKAQVIETVCQGCGLCTSTCPQGAIQLSHATDNQILAEVNALCQC; via the coding sequence ATGAGAATAGGCGTCTTTATCTGCCACTGCGGCAGCAACATCGCCGGAACCGTCGATTGCGCCCAGGTGGCGGCCATTGCCCGCACCTACCCGGACGTGGTCTATGCCGACGACCCCATGTACACCTGCGCCGAACCGGGGCAGGCGGCCATTGAGGCAGCCATCCACGAGCACAAGCTCGACGGCGTGGTTGTGGCCTCCTGCTCGCCGCGCATGCACGAGCCCACCTTCCGCCGCACGGTGGAACGCGCGGGGCTAAACCGCTACATGCTTGAAATGGCCAACATCCGCGAACACGTTTCGTGGATTGGCAAGGACATGGAAGCCAACACCAACAAGGCTGCCGAACTGGTGCAGCTTGCGGTGGAAAAGCTGCGCAACAACAGACCCCTGCTGGCCAAAAGCTTTGACGTCAACAAGCGCGTGCTTGTCATCGGCGGCGGCGTGGCGGGTATTCAGGCCGCGCTTGACTGTGCCGACGGCGGCATTCAGGTGGTGCTGGTGGAACGCGATGCGACCATCGGCGGCAAGATGGCAAAGCTGGACAAGACCTTCCCCACCGTTGACTGCTCGGCCTGCATCCTCGGCCCCAAGATGGTGGACGTGGCCCAGCACTCCAACATCACGCTCTATGCCTATTCCGAAGTGGAAGACGTTTCGGGCTATGTGGGCAACTTTACGGTAAAAATCCGCAAGCGCACCACCTATGTGGACTGGAGCCTGTGCACAGGCTGCGGCGCATGCACAGAGAAATGCCCGGCCAAGAAAACGCCCGACACCTTCAACGAACTGACGGGCAACACCACGGCAATCACCATTGCCTTTCCGCAGGCCATCCCCAAGAAGGCCGTCATCAATCCGCAATTCTGCCGCCAGCTTCTCAAGGGCAAGTGCGGCGTGTGCGCCAAGGTGTGCCCCACAGGGGCCATCAAGTATGACATGGAAGATGAAGTCATTACCGAAGAAGTGGGCAGCATTGTTGCCGCCACCGGTTATGACCTCATGGACTGGACCGTGTACAAGGAATACGGCGGCGGGGCCTACCCCGACGTTATCACTTCCTTGCAATACGAGCGTTTGCTCTCCGCATCCGGCCCCACGGGCGGGCATGTGAAGCGCCCCTCTGACGGCAGGGAACCCAAGAACATCGTCTTTGTGCAGTGCGTCGGCTCGCGCGACAAATCCGTGGGCCGTCCCTACTGCTCCGGCTTCTGCTGCATGTACACGGCCAAGCAGGCCATCCTGACCAAGGATCACATTCCCGATTCCAAGTCCTTTGTCTTCTACATGGACATCCGCGCTCCAGGGAAGATGTACGACGAGTTTACCCGCCGCGCCATGGAAGAATACGGTACGGAATACATCCGTGGCCGCGTGTCGCAGATTTACCCCGACGGCAACGGCCAGATGACGGTCATGGGCGTGGATACCCTGCTGGGCCAGCCAGTGGAAATCAAGGCCGACCTGGTGGTGCTTGCCGTGGGCGTCGAGGCCAGCAAGGGCTCGCCCCAGCTGGCGGAAAAGCTGCGTATCTCCTACGACAGCTACGGCTTCTTCATGGAAAGCCACGTCAAGCTCAAGCCTGTGGAAACCAATACCGCTGGTGTGTATCTGGCGGGCGTATGCCAGGGGGTCAAGGACATTCCCGCCTCCGTGGCCCAGGGTTCCGCCGCTGCGGCCAAGGTGCTGGCGCTCTTCTCCAAGGACAAGCTTGAAAGCGACCCGCAGATCGCCCAGGTGGACATCCGCCGCTGCGTCAACTGCGGCAAGTGCATCCGCTGCTGCCCCTTCGGAGCCATCAAGGAAGTGGAAATCCGGGGCGAGGGCAAGGCTCAGGTCATCGAGACCGTGTGCCAGGGCTGCGGCCTGTGTACGTCCACCTGTCCGCAGGGGGCCATCCAGCTTTCACACGCTACTGACAACCAGATCCTTGCGGAGGTAAACGCCTTATGCCAGTGCTAA
- a CDS encoding 4Fe-4S dicluster domain-containing protein yields the protein MSMIRFVTPDGLPAFLAYLSQNGRRVLVPVEKPANKRSVVFEPWQEGKPFTMEKATVPAKEAVLPQCETLVRYKKTKDPENLERVTMSLDDKPEAQPTVVFACRPCDARGYAVLDRPYLKGPYADPYYKARREQLTVVTLTCGSGCNTCFCHWVGGGPTSPEGSDVLMTEIEGGYVLQAITPKGEELLAASSLSEGADLFPKAEAARKEAWASLVPAPNIKNAPEKVAARFNDTQFWQDQTDRCLSCGACTYFCPTCYCFTITDEGEGLSEKGGRRLRSWDNCMSSLFTREASGHNPRMLKALRMRNRVSHKYSTYPENWGSFSCSGCGRCISNCPVCVDIRSIVLAAIEDGNDEKKSTDK from the coding sequence ATGAGCATGATCCGCTTTGTTACCCCTGACGGCTTGCCCGCGTTTCTTGCCTACCTCTCGCAGAATGGCCGCCGTGTGCTGGTGCCGGTAGAAAAGCCCGCCAACAAGCGCTCGGTCGTCTTTGAGCCGTGGCAGGAAGGCAAGCCCTTTACCATGGAAAAGGCCACTGTGCCCGCCAAGGAGGCCGTGCTGCCCCAGTGCGAAACCCTGGTGCGCTACAAAAAAACCAAGGATCCTGAAAACCTCGAGCGCGTCACCATGAGCCTGGACGACAAGCCCGAGGCTCAGCCCACCGTGGTTTTTGCCTGCCGTCCCTGCGATGCGCGGGGTTATGCGGTGCTTGACCGCCCCTACCTCAAGGGCCCTTACGCCGATCCTTACTACAAGGCGCGGCGCGAGCAGCTCACGGTGGTTACGCTCACCTGCGGCAGCGGCTGCAACACCTGCTTCTGCCACTGGGTTGGCGGCGGCCCAACCTCACCTGAAGGCTCGGACGTGCTCATGACCGAGATCGAGGGCGGCTACGTGCTGCAAGCCATCACGCCCAAGGGCGAGGAACTGCTGGCTGCGTCTTCCCTCTCGGAAGGTGCCGATCTCTTCCCCAAGGCGGAAGCCGCCCGCAAGGAAGCCTGGGCCAGCCTTGTGCCTGCACCCAACATCAAGAACGCGCCCGAAAAAGTGGCTGCCCGCTTTAACGACACGCAGTTCTGGCAGGATCAGACCGACCGCTGCCTTTCCTGCGGGGCCTGCACCTACTTTTGCCCCACCTGCTACTGCTTCACCATCACCGATGAAGGCGAAGGACTGAGCGAAAAAGGTGGCCGCCGTCTGCGCAGCTGGGACAACTGCATGTCCTCGCTGTTCACCCGCGAGGCCAGCGGCCACAATCCGCGTATGCTCAAGGCATTGCGCATGCGCAACCGCGTTTCGCACAAGTACTCCACCTATCCTGAAAACTGGGGTTCGTTCTCGTGCAGCGGCTGTGGTCGCTGCATCAGCAATTGCCCCGTCTGCGTGGACATCCGCTCCATCGTGCTGGCCGCCATTGAAGACGGCAACGATGAAAAGAAGTCCACGGACAAGTAG